The sequence below is a genomic window from Chroogloeocystis siderophila 5.2 s.c.1.
ACCTACTAAACCTTTTGTATAAAGTAAGTTTACCCAAGTACCACATCCAGAAGTTCCGATTGGCAAGAAGTATACAATCGCTGGACCTATAGGTTCAGTATATCCATGACCCCAAATAGGTGCTTCATTCCACCATTTATTTAAGGACAGTTTAACTAAGTTCATTCGAGCTTCAGAGGAAGTTGCTCTAGCACTATGCACTTGTTCAGTAAAGTCATTAACAAAATTAGTTATTTGAGTCGAGAAAATGCTTAGAAAAAAACTGCCTATTCCTGTCGCAAAATATATTCCAGGTCGAGTAAAGTTTGTTAAAAGCCAAGTAAGCAATAAAATCACTGGAAAGGATAAGATTGCTGCGCGCGATACCGAAACCAACACCATGGCAAGTGCACCTATCATGCCAATTCTACGCCATTTTATATTTGTTTCTTGCCGAGCAATAAAAAAATAGATGAGTGATATTAATGCTAAATTAGGTGCCCAAGGAGCAAATAAAGCTAAGCGAACTTGATTGCTATCATAGTCTAAAAAATAAAGAACTAAACTATAAAGATCCGGAGAATTTCCCCCAATTTTAGCGAAAGGAGAGACATATAAAGTGCTAGTAGGGAGACGCAATAAGTATGCTAAATAACAAAATGGAATGACAACTAAGCTTTGAGCACAAAGAATACAAACTGCTCTGGATAGCAATTTAGGTCTAATATTAAGACAAGCAACTAACGGTAGTAAACCCCATAAAGCGTGTTCTCTAGTCCATTTAAAAACAGACTTCATTAATCTAATATTATCAACATTAAAGTTAAGATTACCAATCACTATAGCAACTAGGATTATGCACATCGAAATAATCCATAACCATGCTGTGAAAGGAATTATTATTTGTTGAGTCTCTGGAGTACCTTTTGATTGCTGCCAAAGTTTCTTGCTAAGATATCCTACTAATATCCAAGCTACTACAGGTATGGCAATTGGCTGTGCTCCAAAAATGTATAAGCCATAAGTGCCAATAATTGTGTACCAAACCAATTTTTCCTCAAAATTAAGGGGTTTCATTTATATCTTTCCAGTCATAATGAACTTACAGAATTTAAGAAATAAAAGCTCTGTCTTGCTTAATTTTTACTCAACAGGTAATCTTGAACAAACCCACCCATATAGTTTTCTCCAACTAACAGATTCCAATCTTTATCAAACATTTCTGGCTGCCAAGAGTGGTCAGCAACCCAACAAGTCCAACTTAAATTATATTTTTCTAATTTCTTCTTTAGGGGAATACCAAAACTAGTTACTGTTCCACTCGTAGGATAATCAGCACCGTTGCGAAATCCCCACTCTGTAATAAATAGAGGAATTTTATCCGCTACATCAAAAATCCATTTATCCCATAACTTTTGATCTAAACCAGGATATATATGACCTACATAAACAATATTTTTTCCTTTAATTGGATTGCTGGGAGCATCATATAGATGTTGAGCATAATGTGGTGCTCCTACCAAAATTAAATTATTAGGAGCATAAGAACGGATAAGGTCAATCCAAGGTTGAACAATATTTTTCCAGGTAGCCCAACTCATATCAGTTGAGTTTTCATTAAACACTTCAAATAGCACATTAGGATAATTTTTATACTTTGGGGCAATATCAGCCCAAAAAGTACGTGTTTCAGCATCTAAATTCGTAGGGTCATCTATATAGTGCCAATCTATAATGCAATAAATTTTCCGTTCTACACACTTGTCAACAGCAGGCTTAATATAGTTGTCATAATACCGTTTAGGATTGGAATTATAGCCTAACTTCCAAATAGGATAAACCGGCAATCTAACTACTGTAGAATACCAACCTTGTTTATGATCGGTTAACAGATCAATTAGTTCAACAGGTGATTTTCCTATTTTACCTCTAAAGTCATAGTGAGCTAAATCGGGAAGTGATACACCCCGTAAAACAACTTTGTTATTATGTATATCTTTAATATGTATGCCATCTACATGCAGCCAATTAGATGATACTGCCGAAGATTTAGT
It includes:
- a CDS encoding O-antigen ligase family protein, with product MKPLNFEEKLVWYTIIGTYGLYIFGAQPIAIPVVAWILVGYLSKKLWQQSKGTPETQQIIIPFTAWLWIISMCIILVAIVIGNLNFNVDNIRLMKSVFKWTREHALWGLLPLVACLNIRPKLLSRAVCILCAQSLVVIPFCYLAYLLRLPTSTLYVSPFAKIGGNSPDLYSLVLYFLDYDSNQVRLALFAPWAPNLALISLIYFFIARQETNIKWRRIGMIGALAMVLVSVSRAAILSFPVILLLTWLLTNFTRPGIYFATGIGSFFLSIFSTQITNFVNDFTEQVHSARATSSEARMNLVKLSLNKWWNEAPIWGHGYTEPIGPAIVYFLPIGTSGCGTWVNLLYTKGLVGFIAFAVPFLWSLVYLVTQAHRSAIARTGLSIILVFFFFSFTEELDLLAYLYWPGLLMLGLALRAETQLTFVSLRKPLLEG
- a CDS encoding glycoside hydrolase family 5 protein, which encodes MKKLKKYLALFLLSYLFIIGTIFIWFDTKSSAVSSNWLHVDGIHIKDIHNNKVVLRGVSLPDLAHYDFRGKIGKSPVELIDLLTDHKQGWYSTVVRLPVYPIWKLGYNSNPKRYYDNYIKPAVDKCVERKIYCIIDWHYIDDPTNLDAETRTFWADIAPKYKNYPNVLFEVFNENSTDMSWATWKNIVQPWIDLIRSYAPNNLILVGAPHYAQHLYDAPSNPIKGKNIVYVGHIYPGLDQKLWDKWIFDVADKIPLFITEWGFRNGADYPTSGTVTSFGIPLKKKLEKYNLSWTCWVADHSWQPEMFDKDWNLLVGENYMGGFVQDYLLSKN